The genomic DNA TATCGATTCGGTATACACTAAGACGAAGTGGTTCAAAGTCTCATCGGTGCAGGAAATGATCGTTTTTGGCGATACACTGGATCTCCCTATCTCGTTCAAGCCAGACACGACGGTCACCTATTCGGATACCCTTTACATTCTCAGCAACTCGACGATTCCCATAATCAAGGTGCCGTTAAGCGGGATCAAAGCCGTTCCGCAGATATCGGTCTACGAATCCGGCATTGACTATTCATCGATACATAAGGGATCCGTAGTGATAGACACCGTTAAGATTACCAACGCGTCGCCGGCTTCCCTTATCATCGACTCCCTTTATACTGGTACCAAGTACTTCACCGTTGCCTCGATCCACGATACTGTCACAATTTGCGATACGCTAAGATTATTAGTCTCATTTGCTCCAGACACGAGTGGTATTTGGTCTGATACGCTTTATATCCTGAGCAATTCAGTTTATAGGCTGACAAAGTTCCTGCTGGGCGGGAATCGTTACTACTTAGTCGGATTGGGAAATCGGAACGGCATCCCGGCCAGCTACGGCCTTTCTCAAAATTATCCCAATCCGTTCAATCCAACAACTGTAATCAATTACCAGCTGCCGATGAACAGTCATGTAACACTAAGGGTTTATGATGTGCTCGGCAGAGAAGTGGTGACTTTGGTGAATGAGAATGAAAGCGCGGGATACAAATCGGTCAATTTCAACGCAAGCAACTTGCCGAGCGGAGTATATTTCTATCGGATTCAAGCAGGAACATACAGCGCCACGAAGAAGCTTCTTTTATTGAAATGAGACGGGGAACTGCAACTCGCAAACTCAAAAGGGTGCTCCGCATTTTTATATATTGTGGTTGCTTCATTGCTTTCGGGCGTTAGTTGCAATTGTCCTTAACGGTTCAAGAAAGGAGGACGTCTTATCAAAAACAGACTGCTGATTTTAGTGATGACGGCTTTTATCTTTGTTGCCAGAAGTCCACTGCCCGCCCAATGGGTTCAGACAAATGGGCCTTATGGTGGTTGGGTAAACGCGACGGGAGCCAAGGGAGGGGATCTATTCTTAGCGACTTCGTTCAATGGTGGGATCTTCCGTTCAACCGACAGTGGCAGCAGTTGGAAAGCCGTTAACGATGGCCTGACGGCAGACTCAAATGGCAACGTTCCCAGAGATATTTGGCAAATTGCTTTTTCAGATTCAAAGATCTTCGCTTCTACCAGCGAAGGAGTCTTTGTAAGCACCAACAACGGCGAAAGCTGGGGGATCTCCAACAACGGGATTCCGATCACACAGATTCTTAGCATATCCGCGTCAAGGACAAACGTTTTTGCCGGCGACCAGGAAACCCTTTACCTTTCCAGAGATGAGGGTGAAACGTGGACAGTTGTCAGTGCCGGACCGGTCCAAACCAATTCATATTCGATCACTTCGCTTCTGGTTTCGGACACCAGCTTATTTATCGGAACTGAACATGGCATCTTTCTTTCCTCAGATTGGGGCTTAAATTGGAGCCGAGTGGATCCCGTCTCGGGAGATAGCAGCATAACCTTTCTTGCCGTTTCGGGGACGAGACTTTTCGCTGGGACTCAAACGGGGCTATTCTTTTCCAATAATGGGACCAATTGGTCCGGCACCAGCGTGCCAAACGTCCCCGTTTATTCCATTGCCATAGACGACTCGAACATCTTTGTTGGAACACTCAATGCTCCGTTCCTATCCACCGATAATGGCACAACATGGCGAAGCGTGTGCACATTCAATACCTGCAGTGGTTTGGAAATGGCTATGCCAGTTGCGGCATCAGGTGGAAATCTTTTCGCCATGTTCGACAAAGCTGAGTCTACCTTTGGATTGGGCATTTCACGTTCAACAGATGAAGGGGCAACCTGGATGGATGCCGATTCTGGTTTGGCAAACACACTCGTTTATTCCATCGCCGTGGCAGGGGGCAGTCTATTTACTGTCTCATGTTTGCGGGATAACCGTGTTCTACGATCGACCGATGGCGGTGACTCTTGGACATCAGGTGGAATGCTCGGTGATGTTGAGGGTTCCATTGGTCTTGTCGTTGCCTCCGGAGAAACTCTGTTCGCCGCGAGCACTAGTACACTCTACCGCTCAACTGACATAAGCTCATCCTGGAACGCCATATTGGGTGCGGGTACCTACTCCTTAGCTGTATCTGGATCAGAAATGTTGGCCGGAGGATACGCAGCGGTTTATCTTTCAACTGATGGTGGCAGAGACTGGTCGCAACCTGTTTCAGATCCTCATGATGCCACTTACTTCGTGGCGGTATGTATTTTCGGAGATAATATGCTTGCGGCTGGACCCGGCGCCATGTTCGAATCCACCGATGCTGGGAGAACCTGGTCTCGTAGCGACAGCTCATGGAGGAATACAAATGTTTGTCAATTTGCAACGCTAGGCCAAAGGGTGTTTATCGGCACAAGCAATGGCGTGTTCTGCTCTGCAGATACAGGCAAAAGCTGGGTTGCCGTTAGCACCGGCATGAAAAACCTGCAAGTGTTGTCACTTACAGTTTACAAGGAAAATCTTTTCGCTGCTACACAAGGAGG from Candidatus Kryptoniota bacterium includes the following:
- a CDS encoding T9SS type A sorting domain-containing protein, giving the protein MTAFIFVARSPLPAQWVQTNGPYGGWVNATGAKGGDLFLATSFNGGIFRSTDSGSSWKAVNDGLTADSNGNVPRDIWQIAFSDSKIFASTSEGVFVSTNNGESWGISNNGIPITQILSISASRTNVFAGDQETLYLSRDEGETWTVVSAGPVQTNSYSITSLLVSDTSLFIGTEHGIFLSSDWGLNWSRVDPVSGDSSITFLAVSGTRLFAGTQTGLFFSNNGTNWSGTSVPNVPVYSIAIDDSNIFVGTLNAPFLSTDNGTTWRSVCTFNTCSGLEMAMPVAASGGNLFAMFDKAESTFGLGISRSTDEGATWMDADSGLANTLVYSIAVAGGSLFTVSCLRDNRVLRSTDGGDSWTSGGMLGDVEGSIGLVVASGETLFAASTSTLYRSTDISSSWNAILGAGTYSLAVSGSEMLAGGYAAVYLSTDGGRDWSQPVSDPHDATYFVAVCIFGDNMLAAGPGAMFESTDAGRTWSRSDSSWRNTNVCQFATLGQRVFIGTSNGVFCSADTGKSWVAVSTGMKNLQVLSLTVYKENLFAATQGGVFLSTDNGDNWVSVDTGLTNLNVSSLAVSNGYLFAATIGAGVWRRQLSEMIDAVTRPSKDFPEHFWLSQNYPNPFNPSTLISYQLPLNGMVTLKIYDVLGREVETLVNERQTAGNHSVTFNAINLPSGVYFYRLSAGSLTGQAGTFSETKKLLLLKGCDPRNLVHFE